The following is a genomic window from Bacillus sp. 2205SS5-2.
AACTCCTAGATGGGGAAATAGACCGCATCTTATTTGAGGATGAATCCATGATTCGAGACTATCAAGCTTTATCACGAACATGGTTTGCCAAGGGTCAACAAAAGATCATTCCGACCTACGGAAAACATTGGGGTGCAAAGTTAATTGGTACGTTGGATTACGAGACAGGAGAGGTATTCTGTATTCAGGAAGATCGCTATACGGCCAAGGAATTCCTGTCCTTTCTCGAAAAAGTGATTGATAAATATAATGGAGAAAAGATTGTCATGATTTTAGATAACGCGAGAATTCATCATGCAAAACTTATCCAACCGTTTTTGGAACAACATAAGAACCTTCTTACTTTGGTCTACCTTCCGCCCTATAGCCCAAACCTTAATATGATTGAAGAACTTTGGGGTTGGTTAAAATCATCTGTCATCAACAATGTATTCTTTGATCCTGTTCAAAAAATACGTAAAGCTGTTCAAGGGTTTGTTCGTCACATCCATAAAACGCCTGAAGTCACTATGAATCGGCTGTGCATGCAATTCTAAATGTTTTTTACCGAATATATACCTTCGTTTTTTAAATAATACACACATAAACTTATATACAAAAGAGAATGAAATCTTAAAGATTTCATCCTCTTAATGTGTCTTAATTCCGTTATTTTCATTTTTTATTGAGAGCTTTGAGCAAGTCCCCTGCCATTTACTTTGTCTTAGTTGTCTCTTCATACAAGTCTTCATAAGCCTTTTGGAACTTTTGAACATCTCCAGCTCCCATAAAGATTAAGACGCTTTCCTCATGTTCTAGCAATGCTGACATATCTGATTCAACAATAATTTCTGCCCCGTCAATTTTAGACAACAGATCATTAATTGAAAGTTTCCCATGGTTTTCTCTTGCTGAGCCAAAAATTTCACATAGATACACTTTATCTGCTTGACTAAGACTAAGGGCAAAGTCAGTTAAAAATGTTTGAGTACGTGTAAAAGTATGCGGTTGAAAAATAATTACTATTTCCTTATCAGCATACTTTTGTCTTGCTGAATCAATCGTTGCATGAATTTCTGTAGGATGATGAGCATAATCATCAATTACAATCTGGTGGTCTAGTTTTTTTTCTGTAAATCGACGTTTCACACCTTCAAAACTTTTTAACCGTTCCTGGACTGCCTCGGCGTCAATATTTTCATAATGACAAAGGGCAATCACACTAAGAGCATTCAAAATATTGTGATTGCCATAGGTAGGAATGGTAAATGTCGCATACGTGTTGTTTCGAACGAATACATCAAATGTTGTTCCATTCTCATTCGTAGAAACGTTTCTGGCTTGGAAGTCATTCTCTTCATTAAAGCCATAAAACAATACAGGAACCTTTGCTTGTATTTTCTGAAGATGTTCGTCATCTCCACAAGCAATTATGCCTTTTTTAACTTGCAAAGCCATCTCTTGGAACGCAGAAAAAACATCATCCACATTTGCAAAGTAATCAGGATGATCAAAATCAATATTGGTCATAATTGCGTAATCGGGGAAATAAGACAAAAAGTGACGGCGATATTCGCACGCCTCAAAACCGAAATACTGGGCATCCATTACGCCCTTACCCGTTCCATCTCCAATTAAGTAAGATGTAGGCTTAATACCAGATATCACGTGAGCCAACAACCCAGTAGTAGACGTCTTGCCGTGAGCACCTGTCACCGCAACACTCGTGAAATTATTCATAAATTCGCCTAAGAAATTATGATATCTAAATACAGGTAGGTTCAGTTCAATAGCCCGTTGTATTTCTTCATGAGTGTCAGGAAACGCATTACCTGCAATCACTGTCATTCCCTCTTGAATATTGTCTATTTGGAACGGCAAAATCTTAATGCCTGAATCCTCTAAAGACTTTTGGGTGAAAAAATATTTATCAACATCCGATCCTTGGACATGATAATTCATGTCGTGAAGAATCTGGGCTAATGCACTCATACCAGAACCCTTTATTCCTACAAAATGGTATACAGTCATAAATTGAACCTCCAACAATCGTCTGTCTGTGAGCATTATATGAATGCAAAGGAAAATTGGTTTTTTAAAACAGACAATCTGCTTCATATTTCATCATTATATCATTTTTTAGTGAGGCTGACTATGATATCAACCAGGTGCTCTTTATAGCCTTTACCTTAATGAGAATGAGTTAAACCTTCTAGGTCACATTTCTACTTTTACTAAACGAGAATTAGGCCGATACTTCCTCCCCGCTTTTGCTTGGTCTTTGCCATTGATTAAGACATTGTCACCAGTAAAACCTATCCCAATTTTCAACAGGCTACCGCCAACACCGTATACATCTACAGGAACACCACTTTTTTCAAATTCGGTAATTCGCTTCTCATGAAAACCACCTGAAACTACGATTTGAACATGATGAAACCCTTCATTATCTAATGCTTTTCTTAATGCGAAAATGAGCTCCGCATTCACTCCACGAGGATCGAATGTACCAAGTAAATGTTGGTTTCGTAAAAAGTATTTATCAATCAATGTTCGCGAAGTGTCTACTCTTACGCCCATAAGTTCGTCTCCGAAAACTCTCGCAACTTTCAATGAATCTGTTATTACATCATTATTATAATCGACCAGAGCAACTAAATCATCTTGCGGAAAGGTATCACGATACGCCTCCGTTGCAGCCACAATATCACCATCAAATAATTGAATGAGAGCATGAGGCATTGTTCCCATCCCCTGTTTGCCCCACCACTCATTCATCGCATGAGTGGCTTGAGCTGTTGAACCACCGATAAAAGAAGCATAACCATCTCCTGCTTGCTGAGTGAAGTGATCATCACGGTCCCCCATAAAGATTACAGGCTTTTGTTTACCAGAAAGCCCCGCAGCCTTGGTAACATTATAAACATTTGTAGCAACTGATGTACGTCGAGCAAGAATACCGTCAATCATACCTTCAAGGTAGCCAAAATCTTGGTACAATCCTTTAACCGTTAAGACCGTCTCAAAGGGAGAGATTTTATCTCCATCTTTTAAGGAGTGAATTTCCAAATCGCTTGGATTATCAGCAAACGTATGTAAGAGGGCGATTACTTCATCCGTCCCACATAATACAGCGTTCTCTTTTTGAAAAAACTGCATGGTGACAATACTATTTGATTTGTGTTTTTTAGCAATTTCTCTTGTTTTCAAGAAATAGACGGCAGAAAACCAACCTTCCTTCACTCGTTCATCAAATTTAAATGTTTGATTCGTAAGGCGATTGATTTGGCCTTTTAACTTTAATTCAATCTCTTTCATTCTCAAAGCTCTCCTTATATTCCTACTCAAAATTCATTAATGATGTTGTTCTAGATCTTCTTCTGAAATCAAAATATCTCTCGGCTTACTTCCACGGGTCTCAGATATGATTCCTTGGTCTTCCATCATGTCAACGAGACGGGCAGCACGATTATAACCAATTCGGAAACGGCGCTGAAGAAGGGAAGCAGAAGCACCACCTTGATTCACAACAAACTCACATGCTTCATAAAACAACTCATCCTCATCCTCTTGTATACTTGCTTTTTTTAACAATTCATCCTGATGGAATAAGTAATTCGGTTTCTGTTGAGCACGTACGTGTTTCACTATCACATCAATTTCTTCATCGGAAACAAACGTACCTTGTAGGCGAACGGATTTAGATGATCCATTTTCTAAAAAGAGCATATCGCCTTTTCCTAATAATTTTTCTGCGCCACCTATATCAATAATGGTCCGTGAATCTACTTGAGAAGACACTGAAAAGGCCACTCTTGTTGGAACATTTGCTTTTATTAACCCTGTGATCACATCAACTGAGGGACGTTGAGTAGCGACGAGAAGATGAATTCCACACGCCCGAGCTTTTTGAGCAATACGACAAATGGACTCTTCTACTTCTCCCGGTGACATCATCATTAAGTCGGCTAATTCATCAATGATGATGACGATATAGGGCAACTTCGTGCTCGTTTTTTCATTTTTTTCGGCCAAATCATTAAATCGGCCAATATCTCGAACTCCTGTATGAGCAAAGAGCTCATATCGTCTCTCCATTTCTTCGACAGCCCATTTTAATGCTGCTGTCGCCGCCTTCACATCGGTAATTACAGGGCTCACTAGGTGAGGGATATGATTGTATGGCGCAAGTTCTACCATTTTCGGATCAATCAATAACAGCTTCACTTCATCTGGTCTTGCTTTATATAAAAGACTTACGATTATCGAATTTATACAGACACTTTTTCCAGACCCTGTCGCACCCGCGATAAGACCGTGTGGCATTTTGTTTAAATCCGTTACCACAGGTTTCCCAGAAATATCCAGCCCCAACACAGTTGTGAGAGGGGATTTTGTTTGTTGAAATGCGGGACTTTCAATAATCTCGCGAATGAATACAGCGCGACTTTTTTCGTTAGGTATTTCTATCCCAATTGTATGTTTCCCTGGAATAGGTGCTTCTAACCGAATGTCTCTTGCCGCCAAGCTTAATTTAAGATCGTCACTTAGATTAGTGATTTTATTCACTTTCACCCCAGGCTCTGGCTGTACTTCAAAACGAGTGACAGAAGGTCCTTGTGTCACATTTACAACTTGTGCCTTTACGTTAAAATTGATCAACGTATGATTCAATAAATCACTTTGATGCTGTAGCCATTTTTCATCCTCTTCTCCCTTTTGAGGAGGGCTAAGCATTGTAAGGTCCGGAAAATGATAAATATCATGAGATGCCTCTGTTGTCACAACTTGAGGGATCGGTGGTGATGACACAATCTCTTGCTCTTGAACATTCTCCTCTTGCTTAGCTGTATCGACTTCCACTGAATTGTGCTGGCTGACCGCTCGTTTAGAGGCTAAACGCTCTCGATCTTGGTTTAGCATTAACACATTGAACGGGACACGTCTTCTTTTTTCTTTTCTTTCAGGTTTTTTAGTCGTCTCCTCCTTTAGATTTGACAGTGACTCTTCATTACGATGACTTGAATCTTTTTCTATAACGTCTGTCTCATTGATCGATTGGGGTTCGGAAAAACCTTCTTTCGCCGCAATTGTCTCGTTTGCTGACTGAACGTCCATTTCTTTCTCATCAATCAACTCTGGATTTTCTTCTTGACGTGCCGAAATATCACTTCCAATCCGACTTTCCATAATATTGTCAGGAGAAGGATCAACAGAAGCTTCCTTCACATCAGACGAATCGATTTCAGTTGCCGGGAGTATGGATTCATCCTTTGATTCATAATCGAGGTCCTGAGAAAAACCCAATGAAATCTCTTCATTTTCCGATTGAGGGTTAAGTGGGCTACTCGTTTCCAATTCATAGTACACTTCTTCCGCTTCCACTATAGGGCGATCTTTAAATCCATAAATGGGGCTCGGAATGGTAGTTGGTGTAAATGCTCGTTTAAATGCAGCAGGTTTTTCCGCTATTTTAGCCTGAACAGGTTTCTGTTTTTCTGTCGACCCCTCGGATTTTTTTGGTTTTATTTGAGACTTAGTTCCACTGTTATCCCTAATTCTTCTTTCCAAGTCTGGAATGACTGGAAAACGAAATTCTCCTTTAGGATAATGAAAGGCCATTTTGGTCTCCATGTTATCATTGCTTCGATTATTTTCTACTTTTGGATTATTTGCATGCCGCTGTTTCTCATTATTAAATGAAGTCTCATCTTCTGTTGTCGAGCCTTGAAACATTTTTTTGATCCAATTCAACTTGATCACTCTTTCTTTTATAATCCCTTCCATTGTAACAGTTTACGAGAAAATTTCGAGAAAAAATGATAGATTACATGAAATCTCTTTTACATCCAACAAAATAACCAGTTCTAGTGTAAAGAAGCAGTGAAGATATCACCTCTGCTTTTCTACACTAGAACTGGAAATTAGAAAACCATTCAATCAGTATATCGAATGTCTTATTTTTTTTTATTTTTCCCCAAAATAAATATCGGCTCTAGCTCTCCGTCATCATATACGAAGGAAAGTGCTGTTATCGGAACAGGACCACTAGAAAAAAAGCTCATTGTCATTTGCGCCAGCACATCATATCCTGTCTCGTTTCTCATATCTCCTATAATGAGTACATCTTGATGAGGAACAGAAACTGTCATTTCACCTTCAATGTCCTCGCTCACTTTCCGTAGAAATGCAT
Proteins encoded in this region:
- a CDS encoding IS630 family transposase (programmed frameshift), coding for MSKRVGVHPSEKDQAVQEIKAAIKGNKDLRMLERYQTILMVLRGESYPNIAEVVGRRISTLYNYSKAYREGGLDGLQRDLPTGRNRKLTPDQEEKVYQTIVNQTPVDVGFPVERNWTAPIINNWIKQEFNISYSNRGVRALLYRLNLSFTKPTYTLAKADPVKQEAFKEESLNSLKKLLDGEIDRILFEDESMIRDYQALSRTWFAKGQQKIIPTYGKHWGAKLIGTLDYETGEVFCIQEDRYTAKEFLSFLEKVIDKYNGEKIVMILDNARIHHAKLIQPFLEQHKNLLTLVYLPPYSPNLNMIEELWGWLKSSVINNVFFDPVQKIRKAVQGFVRHIHKTPEVTMNRLCMQF
- the murC gene encoding UDP-N-acetylmuramate--L-alanine ligase, which encodes MTVYHFVGIKGSGMSALAQILHDMNYHVQGSDVDKYFFTQKSLEDSGIKILPFQIDNIQEGMTVIAGNAFPDTHEEIQRAIELNLPVFRYHNFLGEFMNNFTSVAVTGAHGKTSTTGLLAHVISGIKPTSYLIGDGTGKGVMDAQYFGFEACEYRRHFLSYFPDYAIMTNIDFDHPDYFANVDDVFSAFQEMALQVKKGIIACGDDEHLQKIQAKVPVLFYGFNEENDFQARNVSTNENGTTFDVFVRNNTYATFTIPTYGNHNILNALSVIALCHYENIDAEAVQERLKSFEGVKRRFTEKKLDHQIVIDDYAHHPTEIHATIDSARQKYADKEIVIIFQPHTFTRTQTFLTDFALSLSQADKVYLCEIFGSARENHGKLSINDLLSKIDGAEIIVESDMSALLEHEESVLIFMGAGDVQKFQKAYEDLYEETTKTK
- a CDS encoding nicotinate phosphoribosyltransferase → MKEIELKLKGQINRLTNQTFKFDERVKEGWFSAVYFLKTREIAKKHKSNSIVTMQFFQKENAVLCGTDEVIALLHTFADNPSDLEIHSLKDGDKISPFETVLTVKGLYQDFGYLEGMIDGILARRTSVATNVYNVTKAAGLSGKQKPVIFMGDRDDHFTQQAGDGYASFIGGSTAQATHAMNEWWGKQGMGTMPHALIQLFDGDIVAATEAYRDTFPQDDLVALVDYNNDVITDSLKVARVFGDELMGVRVDTSRTLIDKYFLRNQHLLGTFDPRGVNAELIFALRKALDNEGFHHVQIVVSGGFHEKRITEFEKSGVPVDVYGVGGSLLKIGIGFTGDNVLINGKDQAKAGRKYRPNSRLVKVEM
- a CDS encoding DNA translocase FtsK; protein product: MFQGSTTEDETSFNNEKQRHANNPKVENNRSNDNMETKMAFHYPKGEFRFPVIPDLERRIRDNSGTKSQIKPKKSEGSTEKQKPVQAKIAEKPAAFKRAFTPTTIPSPIYGFKDRPIVEAEEVYYELETSSPLNPQSENEEISLGFSQDLDYESKDESILPATEIDSSDVKEASVDPSPDNIMESRIGSDISARQEENPELIDEKEMDVQSANETIAAKEGFSEPQSINETDVIEKDSSHRNEESLSNLKEETTKKPERKEKRRRVPFNVLMLNQDRERLASKRAVSQHNSVEVDTAKQEENVQEQEIVSSPPIPQVVTTEASHDIYHFPDLTMLSPPQKGEEDEKWLQHQSDLLNHTLINFNVKAQVVNVTQGPSVTRFEVQPEPGVKVNKITNLSDDLKLSLAARDIRLEAPIPGKHTIGIEIPNEKSRAVFIREIIESPAFQQTKSPLTTVLGLDISGKPVVTDLNKMPHGLIAGATGSGKSVCINSIIVSLLYKARPDEVKLLLIDPKMVELAPYNHIPHLVSPVITDVKAATAALKWAVEEMERRYELFAHTGVRDIGRFNDLAEKNEKTSTKLPYIVIIIDELADLMMMSPGEVEESICRIAQKARACGIHLLVATQRPSVDVITGLIKANVPTRVAFSVSSQVDSRTIIDIGGAEKLLGKGDMLFLENGSSKSVRLQGTFVSDEEIDVIVKHVRAQQKPNYLFHQDELLKKASIQEDEDELFYEACEFVVNQGGASASLLQRRFRIGYNRAARLVDMMEDQGIISETRGSKPRDILISEEDLEQHH